The Spirosoma sp. SC4-14 DNA window CAAAGAAGCAGAGGTAATAGCCAACCCGCAGACCAGGGGTTTGCAGTTCGAGTTCGGCAATGCTAAGTGATGGTTTTTCGATAATTTTGTCGATCTGATAAACCCCCGTCATGTTCGGGACGTGTTTGCCGGTGAGGGTTCCGTATCGCCCGATCTGGTGTTCGATAGTTGGGTTTACGGCCGATACCGAACACTCTTCCTGGGTTGCCAGTTCGATCAGTTGAGCAGCACAACGTTTGCTGGTAATATTCGAAACATATAAATAATCGCCCAGCAGCAGCAGAAATGGTTCGTTGTTGACAAAATCTTTGGCACAATAAACCGCATGACCATAGCCCAGGGGTTCCTGTTGCTCCGTAAAGTGAATCCGGCTGATAAGATGGTCTATTTTGTCGGCTTCCTCGCGGGCCCAGTCGACGCTTTTAAAGGATTTGACAAGATTGTCGCGCAGGGAGGTGAAGGCGCTCGTATAGCGTTCGCCATCGCCGGGGGCACAAACAACGCAAATTTCCTCGATGCCGCTCAGAAAAGCTTCTTCGGCAATGGCCTGAATTACAGGCTTGTATAATCCGTCTATATCAATAACCGGAAGCATGCCTTTCTGGATCGTATCGGCTACCGGGTACAAACGTTCTCCGCGAGCGGCTGCGGTAATAACAGCTTTTTTTACTTTCATTGGTCAACTAGTATCAGCCGTCGAATATACGGGTACATTGCTGATCTAACCAAACCTTGGGTATAGGGAGAGGGGATGATTTAGGTAGTTAATCTATTAACTGGTAAACAAATCAGCTTTCTTAAACATACGACTGAGCCCGTTTCTAACTACAGACTATGCTGTTGATGGGTGATAGTAACAGGAATGGTCAGGTTTGATAACGTTATCAAACCTGACCATTGAAGCAGCTTTTCTAGGCAATCAACGGCGTGTCGAGTTCGGCGAGCGATGCCTGAATTTCTTCGGAGGTGACCTCGTGCTCTACCAGTTTGCCGCTCAGATACTGTTCGTAGGCGCTCATGTCGAAGTGGCCGTGGCCGCACAGGTTAAACAAAATGGTTTTGGCTTTGCCTTCTTCTTTGGCCTGTTTGGCTTCGCGGATAACCGTTGCAATGGCATGAGTGGCTTCGGGGGCCGGAATAATGCCTTCGGTCCGGGCAAACTGAATACCCGCATCGAAACATTCGAGTTGTTTAAATGCCTGGGCTTCAATGAGTCCATCGTTTAGCAATTGACTCACAATAGCGCCAGCTCCATGATACCGCAACCCTCCGGCATGAATCGGTGCCGGAATGAAATTATGGCCGAGCGTATACATCGGAATCAAGGGCGTCATCCCAACCGTATCGCCCAGGTCGTAGCGGAACACCCCGCGCGTGAGTTTCGGACACGAGGCTGGTTCGGCTGCAATGCAGCGAATCTGCTTGCCTTCAGTCAGGTTATAGCGTAGAAACGGAAACGAGATGCCTGCAAAGTTGGAGCCTCCTCCAAACGGTGCCACCACAATATCCGGGAAGTCGTCGGCCAGTTCTAGTTGCTTGATGGCTTCCAGTCCAATCACCGTCTGATGCATCAGCACATGATTGAGTACCGAGCCAAGCGCATATTTCGTGTGCTCATCCTGCATGGCCAGCTCTACCGCTTCCGAAATGGCAATGCCGAGACTACCGGGCGAGTTGGGGTCCTGGGCCAGAATCTGCCGACCGGCGGCCGTACGTTCCGATGGCGATGGATATACGCTGGCCCCCCAGGTATTCATCATGATTTTTCGATAAGGCTTGCCGTCATAACTGGCACGAACCATATAAACCTCACAGTCGATACCGAACAACTGGCAGGCAAAGCTAAGCGCGCTTCCCCATTGACCGGCCCCGGTTTCGGTCGTAATCCGTTTCACACCCGCCTGTTTGTTATAAAAAGCCTGTGGCACGGCCGTATTCGGTTTATGCGAACCCGCCGGACTAACGCCTTCGTATTTATAGTAGATTTTGGCGGGTGTGTCGAGCAGTTTTTCCAGACGCGATGCCCGGATGAGGGGAGTTGGCCGCCAGATTTTGTAAATCTCCCGTACTTCGTCTGGAATATCGACCCAGGTGTCGGTGGTCACTTCCTGCTTGATCAACTCCATCGGAAACAGTGGAGCCAGCATGTCGGGGCCGATGGGTTCGTGCGTGCCCGGATGAAGCGGTGGAAGTGGCTTGTTGGGCATGTCGGCCACAATGTTGTACCATTGCTCAGGAATAGCCGATTCGGGCAAATTGATCTTCTTGAACTGTGTCATAATTTCTAACGATGGCCGGTGGGGCCGGGTTTAGGAGCAACGATGTAAAACAGTAGTTTTTGGGGCAATCTACTCACGGAGCGCTATAAAAAGCAACCAATTGATGTAACTTAGCTGTTCAATCAACTACCTGTTATGCGCCGTCTTGTCGTGGTTTGTCTGGCTGTTGTCTGGCTCCTGGCTGGCAATCTGAGTTGTCAGTCACCCCACAATCAACTTAACCCCAAAGCACCTAAAGCCGCTTATTCTACCACCGAAATGGAAGTTCGTAACGAACGTTTTCTCTCCACCGTACATGTTCCTGTCTCGATAGCGCTGGCCGATGTCGAACGGCAGATTAACACGCAGGTTAATGGCCTGATCTATGAAGATACTAGTCTCGACGACAACAATCGGGATCAATTCATGACCAAAGTCTGGAAGCGGGGCACTATTCTTGTCAATGCACAGGACAGCCTGTTTCATTTTACGGTTCCGCTCCGAATCTGGGCTAAAGCGGGCGTATCGGTACTGGGTTTTACGCAGTATAAAGAAACCGAATTTGAAATCGACCTGCGTTTCAAAACAAAATTCGACCTCGATACCGACTGGTCGGCGCATACGCAAACCCAGGCCGATGGCTATGGCTGGGTTCGGCGGCCAACGGTTAGTGTGATTGGGGTCAATATTCCCATCACGAATATTGTTGGGCGGTTGATCGACAAAAATCTGGGTACTATCACCAAAGCCCTGGATCAGCAGATACGCCGGAACGTCGATCTGCGAACCCCCGTGCTGAAAGCCTGGAATACACTGCGGGAGCCATATCTGATTTCTGAAAAATACCGCACCTATTTACAGGTTGTTCCCAAACGGGTTCTAATTACTCCGCTTCGTTTCGAAGGGCGTTTTATTCGGGCAACAATTGGTATTGAAGGCTATACACTCACCACAACGGGGGTGAAGCCCGATGTTCGTCCTGTTGTTTCACTACCCGATCTGACGGTCGTGTCGCAGGTGAAGGATGATTTTCAGATTGGCTTGCTAAGTGAAGCGAGCTATCAGGAAGCCGCCCGAATTGCCAGCGAAGAGTTTGTGGGCAAGAGTTTTTCGTTTAGTAATGACCGGTATAACATCACCATCACCAGCATGGAAATGTATGGTCAGAATGAAACCCTTATTATTAAGGCTGGCTTGAAAGGAACCATC harbors:
- a CDS encoding sugar phosphate nucleotidyltransferase codes for the protein MKVKKAVITAAARGERLYPVADTIQKGMLPVIDIDGLYKPVIQAIAEEAFLSGIEEICVVCAPGDGERYTSAFTSLRDNLVKSFKSVDWAREEADKIDHLISRIHFTEQQEPLGYGHAVYCAKDFVNNEPFLLLLGDYLYVSNITSKRCAAQLIELATQEECSVSAVNPTIEHQIGRYGTLTGKHVPNMTGVYQIDKIIEKPSLSIAELELQTPGLRVGYYLCFFGMHVFTPTVFEILEKQIAQGNSNILLTPTLQELAENEKYLALEVKGNRYDLSARNGLLRAQIALGLAGVAHDETLTSMVELLAEANTRKTVK
- a CDS encoding TrpB-like pyridoxal phosphate-dependent enzyme, with protein sequence MTQFKKINLPESAIPEQWYNIVADMPNKPLPPLHPGTHEPIGPDMLAPLFPMELIKQEVTTDTWVDIPDEVREIYKIWRPTPLIRASRLEKLLDTPAKIYYKYEGVSPAGSHKPNTAVPQAFYNKQAGVKRITTETGAGQWGSALSFACQLFGIDCEVYMVRASYDGKPYRKIMMNTWGASVYPSPSERTAAGRQILAQDPNSPGSLGIAISEAVELAMQDEHTKYALGSVLNHVLMHQTVIGLEAIKQLELADDFPDIVVAPFGGGSNFAGISFPFLRYNLTEGKQIRCIAAEPASCPKLTRGVFRYDLGDTVGMTPLIPMYTLGHNFIPAPIHAGGLRYHGAGAIVSQLLNDGLIEAQAFKQLECFDAGIQFARTEGIIPAPEATHAIATVIREAKQAKEEGKAKTILFNLCGHGHFDMSAYEQYLSGKLVEHEVTSEEIQASLAELDTPLIA
- a CDS encoding DUF4403 family protein → MRRLVVVCLAVVWLLAGNLSCQSPHNQLNPKAPKAAYSTTEMEVRNERFLSTVHVPVSIALADVERQINTQVNGLIYEDTSLDDNNRDQFMTKVWKRGTILVNAQDSLFHFTVPLRIWAKAGVSVLGFTQYKETEFEIDLRFKTKFDLDTDWSAHTQTQADGYGWVRRPTVSVIGVNIPITNIVGRLIDKNLGTITKALDQQIRRNVDLRTPVLKAWNTLREPYLISEKYRTYLQVVPKRVLITPLRFEGRFIRATIGIEGYTLTTTGVKPDVRPVVSLPDLTVVSQVKDDFQIGLLSEASYQEAARIASEEFVGKSFSFSNDRYNITITSMEMYGQNETLIIKAGLKGTINGDIYLRGRPYYDAQSQTVSLKDLVYDLDTKNILQRSASWLLKGTFARTLEKQLTIPVGSQIADMHKLLQDKLKNNQLAKGVVVNGHIDEIKPDQVYLTPTALLAVVNARGRVDIKVDGLH